In Strigops habroptila isolate Jane chromosome 4, bStrHab1.2.pri, whole genome shotgun sequence, a single genomic region encodes these proteins:
- the FIBIN gene encoding fin bud initiation factor homolog has translation MPGGGAHRGLQPVPEAGWGGERPGPARRWGRFLSAPSAGLLKAVRLLPAPERRQASELPAARPPASHSDPTQLGCRGAPVLARRQRRGQWTPPWVSAGDSVAGHGPRLPGAGHSMPAALRLLWLWCLCSFCRGYFEGPLYPEMSNGTLHHYFVPDGDYEENDDPERCQLLFRVSEQRRCGTATAGGGLSLREELTVLGRQVEDAGRVLEGIGKSISYDLDGEESYSTYLRRESAQISDAYSSSDRSLSELEGKFRQGQEQGAREEARLGDSFLGLLLHARALLRETRHISSGLRDKHDLLALTVRSHGARLSRLKHDYLRA, from the coding sequence ATGCCGGGGGGCGGTGCCCACCGGGGCCTTCAGCCGGTGCCCGAGGcgggctggggaggggagcggcccggccctgcccggcGCTGGGGACGCTTCCTTTCCGCGCCTTCTGCCGGGCTTTTAAAGGCGGTGCGCCTGCTCCCGGCCCCAGAGCGCCGCCAGGCTTCTGAGCTGCcagccgcccgcccgcccgccagCCACTCGGACCCGACCCAGCTCGGCTGCCGCGGAGCCCCGGTGCTcgcgcggcggcagcggcggggccaGTGGACCCCCCCATGGGTGTCAGCTGGGGACAGCGTGGCGGGGCACGGCCCTAGGCTGCCCGGCGCCGGCCACAGCATGCCGGCAGCGCTGCGCctgctgtggctgtggtgcCTGTGCAGCTTCTGCCGCGGGTACTTCGAGGGCCCGCTGTACCCCGAGATGTCCAATGGGACCCTGCACCACTACTTCGTCCCCGATGGGGACTACGAGGAAAACGACGACCCCGAGCGGTGCCAGTTGCTGTTCAGAGTGAGCGAGCAGCGGCGGTGCGGCACGGCGACGGCGGGCGGCGGGCTCAGCCTGCGGGAGGAGCTGACGGTGTTGGGCCGGCAGGTGGAGGACGCGGGCCGGGTGCTGGAGGGCATCGGCAAGAGCATCTCCTACGACCTGGACGGTGAGGAGAGCTACAGCACCTACCTGCGCCGAGAGTCCGCCCAGATCAGCGACGCCTACTCCAGCTCGGACCGGTCGCTAAGCGAGCTGGAGGGCAAGTTCCGTCAGGGCCAGGAGCAGGGGGCTCGGGAGGAGGCTCGCCTGGGCGACAGcttcctggggctgctgctgcacgcCCGCGCCCTGCTCCGGGAGACCCGACACATCTCCAGCGGGCTGCGGGACAAGCACGACCTCCTCGCCCTCACCGTCCGCAGCCACGGCGCACGCCTGAGCCGCCTCAAGCACGACTATCTCCGCGCCTGA